A single region of the Sorghum bicolor cultivar BTx623 chromosome 7, Sorghum_bicolor_NCBIv3, whole genome shotgun sequence genome encodes:
- the LOC8068537 gene encoding survival of motor neuron-related-splicing factor 30 yields MEDLSVEELASNLSTYKEQLREVKKLIKEKKDDPGISEYIDMEKELQEVITLTEEILATAKQTESAQNAAGLSPPNYSAGAQSEGLDDLSHSHKFAVGTRVQAVWSEDGEWYNATVEALTPNGYYVAYDGWGNREEVDPDNVRLLEEEAADALRQAEKEAEATKMAIKRKIEQAATSDFQARSLPAKLRIEPSDPEDVKAAKRKKIHAFKSKARFEQLEFAQNKRQNAWQQFQTKGKSKKVGFFSGRKKESIFKSPDDHRGKVGVTGSGKGLTDFQRREKHLHLKGGSGDAADDEE; encoded by the exons ATGGAGGACCTGAGCGTGGAGGAGCTCGCCTCCAACCTCTCCACCTACAAAGAGCAGCTCCGCGAG GTTAAGAAGCTCATCAAGGAGAAAAAGGATGACCCTGGAATTTCTGAATATATTGATATGGAGAAAGAGCTTCAAGAG GTCATAACATTAACCGAAGAGATTTTGGCAACTGCAAAGCAAACTGAGAGTGCCCAGAATGCTGCAGGTCTATCACCACCAAATTATTCAGCTGGAGCACAGTCTGAG GGACTGGATGACCTGTCACATTCCCATAAGTTTGCCGTCGGTACTAGAGTTCAAGCTGTGTGGAGTGAAGATGGGGAATG GTATAATGCAACAGTTGAAGCTTTGACACCAAATGGATATTATGTAGCCTACGATGGCTGGGGAAACAGGGAAGAG GTGGACCCAGATAATGTGaggctgcttgaggaagaagcagCTGATGCCTTGAGACAAGCTGAAAAGGAAGCTGAAGCTACAAAAATGGCAATAAAGAGAAAAATCGAACAGGCAGCAACATCTGATTTTCAGGCGCGTAGCTTGCCTGCCAAACTTCGTATCGAACCAAGTGATCCTGAGGATGTT AAAGCTGCAAAGCGTAAGAAAATACATGCCTTCAAATCAAAAGCCCGCTTTGAGCAACTTGAATTTGCACAAAACAAGCGGCAGAATGCATGGCAGCAGTTTCAAACCAAAGGGAAATCCAAAAAG GTGGGTTTCTTCTCTGGTCGCAAGAAGGAGAGCATCTTCAAGTCACCGGATGACCACAGAGGTAAGGTGGGTGTCACTGGGAGTGGCAAAGGTCTGACTGACTTCCAGAGGAGGGAGAAGCATCTACACCTTAAAGGTGGCTCTGGGGATGCAGCGGATGACGAGGAATAA
- the LOC110436850 gene encoding uncharacterized protein LOC110436850 — MSPNKKVAILFLVVLAAICSLDTVISGCCSKTCTDKQKNYILQVCGHYIMASNTRRLPPKSDPCCAAVRTLQSHGEGMMQCVIDLLTHAESEQYNATVMLYLKRYCTQRSSLFALPSAEVMV, encoded by the exons ATGTCACCTAATAAGAAAGTAGCTATTCTCTTTCTAGTAGTGTTGGCAGCAATTTGCTCTCTTGACACCGTGATTAGTGGATGTTGCAGTAAGACATGTACTGATAAGCAAAAGAACTACATCTTGCAAGTATGTGGGCACTACATCATGGCATCAAACACCCGTAGGCTGCCACCTAAAAGTGATCCATGTTGTGCGGCCGTGAGAACATTGCAGAGCCATGGCGAGGGGATGATGCAGTGTGTCATCGATCTACTTACACACGCAGAGAGCGAGCAGTACAATGCAACAGTGATGCTATACTTGAAAAGATATTGCACACAACGTTCATCTTTATTTGCTCTTCCATCTGCTGAG GTCATGGTGTAA